In Notamacropus eugenii isolate mMacEug1 chromosome 1, mMacEug1.pri_v2, whole genome shotgun sequence, one genomic interval encodes:
- the RBM12 gene encoding RNA-binding protein 12: MAVVIRLQGLPIVAGTMDIRHFFSGLTIPDGGVHIVGGELGEAFIVFATDEDARLGMMRTGGTIKGSKVTLLLSSKTEMQNMIELSRRRFETANLDMPPANASRSGPPPSSGMSGRVNLPTTVPNFNNPSPSVVTAATSVHESNKNIPTFSTANVGTAPPNIGASFGSPTFSSTLPSTASSMSTVPPPPIPPIPAMPSLPPMPSIPPIPVPPPVPTLPPVPPVPPIPPVPPMSPMPPLSGMPPLNPPPVAPLPTGMNGSGTALNLNSNLNPMFLGPLNPVNPIQMNSQSSLKPLPINPDDLYVSVHGMPFSAMETDVKDFFHGLRVDAVHLLKDHVGRNNGNGLVKFFSPQDTFEALKRNRMLMIQRYVEVSPATERQWVAAGGHITFKQSMGPSGQTHPPPQTLVRSKSPSGQKRSRSRSPHEPGFCVYLKGLPFEAENKHVIDFFKKLDIVEDSIYIAYGPNGKATGEGFVEFRSESDYKAALCRHKQYMGNRFIQVHPITKKGMLEKIDMIRKRLQNFSYDQREIILNTEGDNSPKLCAHISNIPFNITKMDILQFLEEIPVDENAVHILVDNTGQGLGQALVQFKTEDDAHKAERLHRKKLNGREALLHVITLEDMREIEKNPPSQVKKGLKISLPGNATVPGMPNAGGDEHAFLTVGSKEANNGPPFNFPSNFSGSNAFGPPLPPPGLGGAFGDARPGIPSVGNSGLPGLGIDVQGFGSGPNNLSGPSAFGGAPQNFGNGPGTLSGPPSFGGGPPGLGSTTGHLSGPPSFGPGPGALHIGGPPGFGTTSGKPGPTVIKVQNMPFTVSVDEILDFFYGYQVIPGSVCLKYNEKGMPTGEAMVAFESRDEAMAAVVDLNDRPIGSRKVKLVLG, translated from the coding sequence ATGGCTGTGGTCATCCGTTTGCAAGGTCTCCCAATTGTGGCGGGGACCATGGACATTCGCCACTTCTTCTCTGGATTGACCATCCCTGATGGGGGCGTGCATATTGTAGGGGGTGAACTGGGTGAGGCTTTCATCGTTTTTGCCACTGATGAAGATGCAAGGCTTGGTATGATGCGCACAGGTGGTACTATTAAAGGGTCAAAAGTAACACTATTGTTGAGTAGTAAAACTGAAATGCAAAATATGATTGAACTCAGTCGTAGGCGTTTTGAAACTGCCAACTTAGATATGCCACCAGCAAATGCTAGCCGATCAGGACCACCTCCTAGTTCAGGCATGAGTGGCAGGGTAAATTTACCTACCACAGTTCCCAATTTTAATAATCCTTCTCCCAGTGTGGTTACTGCAGCTACGTCTGTGCATGAAAGCAACAAAAATATCCCTACATTTTCCACAGCCAATGTAGGAACAGCCCCTCCAAATATCGGGGCTTCCTTTGGGAGTCCAACATTTAGTTCAACTCTGCCTAGCACAGCATCCTCCATGAGCACAGTCCCACCTCCCCCCATTCCTCCAATACCAGCAATGCCCTCCTTGCCACCAATGCCATCTATTCCTCCGATACCTGTTCCTCCTCCTGTACCTACACTGCCTCCTGTGCCTCCCGTACCCCCAATACCTCCAGTGCCACCCATGAGCCCTATGCCACCTCTGTCAGGAATGCCTCCTTTGAATCCACCACCGGTGGCACCCTTACCTACTGGGATGAATGGATCTGGAACAGCACTGAATCTGAACAGTAACCTGAACCCAATGTTTCTGGGTCCTTTGAATCCTGTTAATCCTATTCAAATGAACTCTCAAAGTAGTCTGAAGCCACTTCCCATCAACCCTGATGATCTGTATGTCAGTGTCCATGGGATGCCCTTTTCTGCAATGGAAACTGATGTCAAAGACTTTTTCCATGGGCTTCGTGTAGATGCAGTGCATTTGTTGAAAGATCATGTAGGTCGAAATAATGGGAATGGATTAGTTAAGTTTTTCTCCCCTCAAGATACATTTGAAGCACTGAAAAGAAACAGAATGCTGATGATTCAACGCTATGTTGAAGTCAGCCCGGCCACAGAAAGACAGTGGGTAGCTGCTGGAGGCCATATCACTTTCAAGCAGAGCATGGGACCTTCTGGACAGACACACCCCCCTCCTCAGACACTCGTCAGGTCAAAATCGCCTAGTGGGCAGAAAAGGTCAAGATCGAGATCTCCACATGAGCCTGGTTTTTGTGTGTATTTGAAAGGTCTACCCTTTGAAGCAGAAAACAAACATGttattgatttctttaaaaagctaGATATTGTGGAAGATAGTATTTATATTGCTTATGGACCCAATGGAAAAGCAACTGGTGAAGGTTTTGTAGAATTCAGAAGCGAGTCTGATTATAAGGCAGCTTTGTGTCGTCATAAGCAATACATGGGGAATCGCTTTATTCAGGTTCACCCGATTACTAAAAAGGGAATGTTAGAAAAGATAGACATGATTCGGAAGAGGCTACAGAACTTCAGTTATGATCAGAGGGAGATTATTTTAAATACTGAGGGAGATAACTCACCAAAATTATGTGCACATATATCAAATATTCCATTCAACATTACCAAGATGGATATTCTACAGTTCCTAGAGGAAATTCCAGTGGATGAAAATGCTGTACATATTCTTGTTGATAATACTGGGCAAGGGTTAGGACAGGCATTGGTTCAGTTTAAAACTGAAGATGATGCACATAAGGCTGAACGATTACACCGTAAAAAACTTAATGGAAGAGAAGCTTTATTGCATGTAATTACCCTAGAAGACATGAGGGAGATTGAAAAAAATCCTCCATCTCAAGTGAAAAAGGGGTTAAAAATTTCATTGCCAGGTAATGCCACAGTGCCAGGAATGCCAAATGCTGGAGGTGATGAGCATGCTTTCCTGACTGTAGGCTCAAAAGAAGCAAACAATGGCCCTCCATTTAATTTTCCCAGTAACTTTAGTGGGTCAAATGCCTTTGGCCCACCACTTCCACCACCAGGATTAGGAGGAGCCTTTGGAGATGCCAGACCTGGAATACCTTCTGTTGGAAATAGTGGCCTGCCTGGTTTAGGTATTGATGTTCAGGGTTTTGGAAGTGGTCCCAATAATTTAAGTGGACCATCAGCTTTTGGAGGAGCCCCTCAGAATTTTGGAAATGGACCAGGTACTTTGAGTGGCCCCCCAAGTTTTGGAGGTGGCCCTCCAGGTCTTGGTAGCACTACTGGACATTTGAGTGGGCCGCCAAGCTTTGGTCCTGGGCCTGGAGCACTTCATATTGGGGGACCTCCTGGATTTGGAACTACTTCTGGAAAACCAGGTCCAACAGTTATTAAAGTTCAAAATATGCCCTTTACTGTCTCTGTTGATGAAATTTTAGATTTCTTTTATGGCTATCAAGTGATCCCAGGGTCAGTGTGtttaaaatacaatgaaaaaggCATGCCCACGGGTGAAGCAATGGTTGCATTTGAGTCTCGGGATGAAGCCATGGCAGCTGTTGTTGATCTAAATGACAGACCTATAGGCTCAAGAAAAGTCAAACTTGTATTAGGGTAG